Below is a genomic region from Vitis riparia cultivar Riparia Gloire de Montpellier isolate 1030 chromosome 16, EGFV_Vit.rip_1.0, whole genome shotgun sequence.
TATTGTAAATTCCACTTAATGGTACCTTCCATCTTCCTCAAAAACATATGATAAGAGGAAAAGTTGGCTTGTGGAAATTTTCCTAATGGAAAAAGTATTCTTCTTTGGAAAATGTTTCATTTTCCACGAGACAACTAAAACCAAGTATTTTCTACGTAATCATTTTCCAACTCAGTCTTCCTTCTTCCTCCACCTCCATGGCTACTCCGCCAGTCGTACCgaccgccgccgccgccgcctcCTTCACCCCAGTATTCATCAACACTGCAACTCTCCGATCCATCCTTACATACAAATCGCTAATCCACCACTTCCGCGCGTTTCTTCCCACAGTCACTTCCAGTCTCCACTCCCCACCTCGCCAAAACTACGCCCTTTCCCCCTCTTCATCTCTCCTCCTCATGCCCTCTTGgtcttcctcttcctccttCCCCTACCTCGGTGTCAAGCTCGTCACCTACTTCCCCCAGAACTCCACCCTTGAATTACCGGGAGTGCACGGGAGCTACGTCCTGTTCGATTCTCGAACTGGGCAAACCCTAGCTTCCATGGATGGCACTGAACTGACTCTGTGGAGAACTTCTTGCGTGTCCGGTTTGGCTTCCGAGATTTTAGCCAGAAACGATGTGGGGGTTCTCGTGATGATTGGTTCGGGCGCTCTAGCCCCTCATCTGATCAAAGCCCATCTCACAGCAAAACCCAGTTTGAGAAGAGTGATAATTTGGAATAGAACAGTGGAAAAGGCGAGAAAATTGGCCCAAGAGCTGGAAAACGAAGGAAAATTTGAGGGTGTTTGTTTTGAGAGCACTGAGTGTTTGGAGGAAGTGGTGGGCATGGGCGATATTGTGAGCTGCGCCACGAATTCTGAGAGCCCTCTGGTCAACGGCGCAAGGTTGAAGGCTGGGGCGCATCTGGATTTAGTCGGGTCGTTCAGGCATTCAATGAGGGAGTGTGATGATGAAGCAATAAAGAGGGGGAGAGTTTTCATCGATAACGAAATGGCATTGGAGGAGGCAGGAGAACTGGTGGGTGCTTTTGAAAGGGGAGTGATTGGGAAGGGAGAAATTGGCGGCAATTTGGTGGAATTGATAAAAGGGGAGAAGGTTGGGAGGAGGGATTCAGAGGAGGTGACAGTGTTCAAATCAGTTGGGTCTGCAGTTGTAGATATTCTGAGTGCTCAACTGGTATATGAGACTTACATCAAAAATGGAGGTGGACTTTAAGCCTCACCATGGGGCTTGGCTTACATCTATTGTAAGTACTGTTTTTGGGGGAGGCTTATATTAATAAGACTAATAAGTATGGATAATCTTAGTATATATGGATTCTTCTAATAAGCTCTTCTCTACTGTTTGATTttacttcatggaatttggaaGTAGCTGAGGTTGTGGTTTCTTGCATGGTGCTGTACTATTCAACTTGTTTCTTAGTTCATACCATTATATGCATATTTTGATCCTTTCTGATGGGATGTAATAACTATGTCCTTAAACCCAAGATGGATTATCCAAATGACGACCCTTTGAGAAACGTCTTATGAATGTGATATCTAATGTCATAAAAGGTTTGGTCTATACTTCCTAGAACAAAGGTAGCGGGAAGATTTTTGTGCCTTGGGTGCAAGCACCTTGCGCTTTTAAAACTATGCATTTATGTGTAAAGCTCCCAATTACGGATAAGAAGAATGTTTCTGTCATTTGGGCATGTGGTACCATTCCTCCTTCGAATGCTAGGAAATATGTTTTGTGTGGTATAGTTCAATAACATGGGAATAAGcgagaaaaagaatgaaatatccATTCTCATTCTCTTATGCCAAACACCTCCTAATGGTTTTGATAATGTTCTTGAATGCATTCTTATATATTTAACTACTGATGAAATAGATTTCTCTCCTCTTCCCAAAGGGTAGTTTTTCTTAATAAACATCACtacttcaattttcatttaggGCTCTTTCAACTTCAtatttttcgtttttggggTTCTTTTTCTGTggcattattatatttttgttttgccAAGACATACTAGACCTGGTAGATGCTCCCATATTGCACAATCAATAATTTCAGCAATTCAACAATAGCaaggaaaagacaaaaaataaataaaaataaaaaatcctctgCAGTTAGCTTGATGAAAAAGGTTCATCTCAATCTTTCTTCCTAAGTTTTAACAATCTCtctgattttaagttaacaaatCTTCTCGACTTCAACATTCACCTCAGATGAGATATGGTCACATCTAATTTACAGAACATTTGTTAgaccagaaaagaaaaatagctACAATAAATGAGCACATAGTTTGAATGGATGATTaacataaggaaaaaaaattggcaaagcaatggattCCCATTACAGTTGCCGGGGTTACAACTTACAAGTTAAGCTGGGAACTGGGTCGAGGAATCTGCTACCTGTTGTAGCTTTACCCATTCTCAGCTCAAGATAGTACAACAAATCAATGGGAACTAGAGTATGCTGATTACAGAGTTAGTATTCTTTTTGTTGagcttgtttctttttttgtgtCTTTTGGTGGATCCTGGGGAATAGTAGATCGTTAAGCTGTCTCTCAGCACTGTACTCCGATGTAGCCTGCAAATAGAGGTCGAGAATTATTAGAAAGTGGTGGCACATTGCATTTTGTTGCTGGTTCCTGATTACTTCAAAATGCAGTTCAAGGGCATGTAGATTTCTCAAACTTAAAACCAACTTGGGTTTGAAGTTCAAAATACATCATAGTGaatgcatttaaaaattaatttcatcatAGTCTATATGATCAGTTTGTTGACAACTGAACCGATCTGATCAGTTTTGATTGGGTTGGATTGGTCTTATCAGTTTTTAAGTTTTCACTCATACCCCTAGATATCCATAATTTGTGCCACAGaggaagcaaataaaaaaatcatacataattttgtttcaagctGCCATAAAAGGAATGAATTCTAACAGAACAGCAGAGAGAGATTATGGGTCGATGTCACTTGAGAAGAGAGCATTGCAATAAAGAAAGGGCAGAGAGAGGGAATGAGCATAATGTCTGTGAAAGCAAGAGGTCATAGACTGAGGATGAGAAAATGTTATATAAATTCATCAAAAGACTTGTATCCTTGGGATGGTGATTTACAGCTCCTTTTTAGAGGTAAGTTGCATAATTCTACTGGACTGCAAGGGTGGCAAACTCCTAACCCTTGCTGTTTCTAGTTAGAATCTGGCTGAACCACTTGAAATGATGCTCTAGGGAACTAGGGCGCAAAGGAAAAAACGATGTCCCATATGCGAACATCTTAAATTCAAAACTCACAAACATGAGGGTATTGATTGCCAAATAGAAATCTAAAATATCCTTTTAAAGGCCAAGGGAACCTAGAAGAGCATAATATTTCACTAATCTGAAAAAGAAAGCTCATAAAACCACTAACAAGCTTAGAATGTGAAAGGAAAGCACTTGTAGCCAAAGGATGATTGGCATACCCGTGTATTAAATGTAAACCGCAATGTTTGGACTTGCCTTCCTGAACAAACTCTCAAGTCAAAACCAAGGGTATCCACACCAATAAGTGTTGCCTCCTACAATAAATTGcacaaaaaaatgatatattctGTGATGAATCCATAACTATTAGCCTATGATAATTCAGCCACATTATCAAATGAACTTTGAAACTTCATTGGAACGCTTATGTGTCTTACCTCCACTTGAATACCCTTACATCTCCAACACAAAGATTTGAGAGCTTGTGTGGTCTTTTCTCCACCAGCTTTTAAGCGAGATATAATTTTGCTTGCTGAATGTGCAATGGCATCAGGTTGAGCATTCCTGAAATCTTCTAGGTCAACGACAGCCTATAGAGTAGAACAATAGAAAGTTTTTATTGTAATCAGAAGAAATTCTCTATCACCAATTCTGAACAATATatgatttatcaatttatcgtgcatttatttacaaaagaaacaGTGTCTCCAAAGTCACTGATAACAAAATATGGAGTACTCTCCAGGTTTGAGATTTCATGTGGCCTTTTCAGTAGTTCCTTTAAAGTTTAATACCTATTTCTCAGGCCAACTGGATGACAAGGAACACTACTGATAAAAATTACTTACTAACAATTTTCCAATTGCAGTATTTGAGGCACCGAGTATCCCAAAACCTAAATTAAGCACAAGTTACCAAAATTCAGTTGGTGAATGTATATTTGGTGGACAGGTGACAGACTATAAACATAATACTGAGATCAGAATACACAAATATAGCTTTCTCATCttgatgaaattgatttgaatttaAAGAAATGATATTTCACATGATTAAAGTAAAGCAGGCTTCAGTCATGGTAAGAAGGCCACTAATACGGGTTCTAAGATTTTGCACTAGGTTTTTCAGTGAGAAACAAACACCAGAAGAATGTCTGGTACTACAATTAAAGTATTATAGTCCACATCATGCATGTCAAGTTACATGTTTCAATGTTCAAAAGAAGTTGACAAGAAACACCTAAGGCTAAAATACATCAGAAAAATCTAAAGGCATACCTGAAGTCCATGAGCTGAAATCAGCAGTATTTTAATCATCTCCAGTTTGTAAAATGAAAACCCATTCATCATGTTGTAGTCTTTCTCTATATCTTCTGCCTGGATTGAATTATCTCTAGATGATCCTGATTCCTGTCCATGACCATTAATCTTTTCAAGATCTTCTGCTTTGTCTTCTGAATTTTTCTCAACCTGATTTACATTAGCATTACTGGATTGGTGGCTAGATATATGCTTTTGGATGACAGATTGTTCTTCTATTAAGGCAGGTCTTAGAAGGCCTTGGATGGCAATACCAGCTGGAGGCTGATTCATCCAATCAACAGGATCCCCTGATGCAACCTGccgaaaaaaaagaagaaaaaattcacCAACAGAAAAAGTTCACCCAAAATCATGACCAACAGTAACATATTGCTATTCAATGCTTCATTAAACAAAAGGGAGACACTCAACATTGAAGGAGTAAAAACTATTAATGTTATATGTGCTACTGTAGATGACACCCAGATTTCATGCCACCCTGCTAAAAATGTTTCCATCGTACTCCATTAAATGTGAAATATTTATGTCTGGGAATTACCTCAACCATTGTTTTAAGCAGAAAAATTTGGACATGGATACCTCCACTATTTTTTTCAACAATGTAATTTAAAGATGGTTACCTCTGCCATTGTTTTAGCAAAAAACATTGGATGAGAAGAACGCATAGTTTCCAATTTTGCCCAGTCTCCAACTGCCTCATCAGAATCCTCCTGATCTTCCTCATCTTCAAGAATAGCTACCCAGTCCTACAAAGAagcatttaaaaagaaatggatAATATTACATGGCTGCATAGCCCACAAAAGAATAGATCAGGCCAAGTACAAGTACAAGAACATAAAAGACCTGACACCTGttcatcatcctcatcatcatcatcatcatcattctcatCATCCTCGTAATCAAGATCGCTATCTTCATCTTCAATTTCCTCAATCCCAAAATCAATTTCTGCTGGACCTGTTAACTCCATCTCATTGAGCATTTCCGAGGTATCCAAGCCTATAATAACTTGCTGCATTGTTTGAAACAAGTTCTTGTTACATGGGATAATCTCCCAAATGTTGTTTGGTGGGATGAATAAGCATGTCACTGTGTAAGCTTTAGTGAGACGCTAAGGGGGAAGGACCTCATGTATCATGACTTTAACAAAGCTAAAAGAAAATGTCGTACTAGTAAGTTTTATACGCTACTTTCTCAGAGAGTCAGAACGAAATAACCAAACAGCATTTGTTCTTCCCACTTCCATGTCAACTGGGAACATAAAAGGTTTGAGTGAGTCATCCAGACCCCACCTAAGATATGCATTTGTCTAATTGTGTATTTGTGCAAATTACATGAGCAAGTTGACTAGAAGTCCACATTCCATACCACAAAGTTACTTTCAGAATAAGCATGTCACTGAGTATGCTTTAGTGAGATGCTAGGGGGAAGGACCTCATGTATCATGAATTTAACAAAGCTAAAAGAAAATGTTGTACTAGTAAGTTTTATACGCTACTTTCTCAGAGAGTCATGACGAAATAACCAAACAGCATTTGTTCTTCCCACTTCCATGTCAACTGGAAACATAAAAGATTTGAGTGAGTCATCCAAACCCCACCTAAGATATGCATTTGTCTAATTGTGTATTTGTGCAAATTACATGAGCAAGTTGACTAGAAGTCCACAGTCCATACCACAAAGTTATTTTCAGAAGTTAGGGATTGCATAATGTCTTCATCGTTGTTCACCTGAAAGTAAATATCTGACACCAAGCCAGAGATATAACACTTCAGTACAATAAATCAGATTGGAAccacaaacaaaaataaataaacaaacatcaaATATCCTTACTTCCATGTTCATCTGTTACATACGGCAACTCTGGCCAGAAAATGTTCTCATGAACTTCATTAttgattaaatttgaaaacattagTGTTGCTTTGTTGTTGACCTGAAAGTGATGAGGTAGGAGGAAAATTAGCAATGCAGAGATGACAGGAAATCCAATACATAATGAGTGGGAAGCAAGCTAAAAGTTTGGAAGAATAAGTATGAGAACCATTCAAAACTCTATTTCTGTGTGTATAAGTTATGAGAAGAAAGAGCCAATATTTTCAGTATAATTATAGCACTAGAAAATATTTGCAAAGGACATTGCTATAAACAAAACTATCAATATATAGGCAAAGTTCATTCCTGTATGGAGAATACATAGATTTCCATTCAAACATTTCTTTAAGCTTGAATAATACAACAAAGAAGCAATATTTGTAGGCTAAATTTTAGATTTGGAATCCcatctttttcttccttcatATTGTAAATTacttcatagctgaaaccatctaagtttcttttttttttttcttcttgatagGCAAATGAAAAGAGATTTAAATAAAGCGCCAAAAAGagcgcaccaaagtacacatgtTGTATACAATGGGCGTGAAAAGGCACAGCCCAAAAAAGGAGATGACACAAAAACAACTCTCCTCTCATAGCAAGAtcccaaccaatctacaaagccCATTAAAGAACCTCCCTCTATGAACAATTTCACCCATGAAAAGCATCTAAGTTTCTTAATAATTAGGACTTGTCTCAAGGAATGATTTTTTAGAAGGAAAAGAGACAAGCACAAAGAAGGATGAGCAATCCTTCAACTAAGGTAGTGACATTGTGGTCCTCAAGGatgccaatcaaaaaaaaaaaaattgtggtcCTCAAGGATGCATCATGATTCTATAACAAGAGAACCGTGACCCATATAATTTCCTTACTACGAAGCTTGAAATTGAGGTTCCAGAGATAAGCATAACTAAGCATAGATCAATTATCTTATATCTACATTCTGCAGTGGTGTCTTGTGTAAACTCTTGTGACATCAGCAATGACGCTTTCAGCATGACATAGGCATAATACAAAATTTGTGCTTGATAATATCGTCAACAAGAGGTAGGTCAGCGTCAGTTTTAGAGAGATGAGAAGAAATGCTTAATTATCACTAAAGACTCCAAAGCACTCATGATTCCACAATTATCATccaaaccaaaaaggaaaaaaaaagacctaGCAAATTGTGGGAAAGGTGCAACCCTTTGGTTCACATTCATTGAATCGTCATCTTGCTAGTGCCTGGTGATTTAATGCCCCCAATGTCATGGGTTACCAACTAGCCATTAAGATGTCCCATTAAGTTCAATTCTTAACACCTACCTACAACTAGAAATTGTGTTGTGTTCATTGTCTTACCATCATAAGAAATGAATTGACATCAATGAACTTGCAACTAGAAATCATCTTCCTCGAGAAGTTGCCTCCATTGTTTTCAGAGTGAAAGTATGCTATATTACCTCAATAACAGTCCTAGTAGTTTCAGCAGCTGTAAGTCTAGCTTCTCCACTCTCCGGAAATGATGATTCCACAATCTCTTCAAATGGATGGTACTGCGGCTCCCTCGAACCCAAATGCTCTGCAGATACCCGAAACCTATGCTTCACGGGATTTCGCCTTTTTGTGAAAGATCCACTGGTTACTCCTATAAATCTAGTCCTGTAAATCAATATCAACATTCTTAATTGTTCATTCTCACATACATATTAGTTCTGAGAAAACCGAGGAAAATATACAAAAAGCTTATGTTTTCCAGCTGAATCTCCCCAAGTAATGAAAAATGGAGACTTTactttcctacattttctcagcaaccaaacggagaattgagaattaaaattagtaCCGAGGTGCATCAAAGCTGCCGGAGTGAGATAGCCGGCGGGAGGCGACATGGACTCCCGGAGCTTCATCAGAACTCCACGTGGCACGACAATCTATAAACAATCAGCCACACAAAATTTCAAGTTGACTGCATAAGAGTGCAGACTGTAAtgctccgtttggttgctgagaaaaatgTAGTGCTCAGTGGAGGTTAATTTCCATTgtgatatataaatttattttctttttctttccttaaatttctcagcaaccaaacgagGAACAGATAAAAGAAGGGAGCCAGTGTAGAGGAGTAGTAGTTACTGGAGACGGCGGCGGTGGAGAAGAGTCCGGCACGGGCACCGGCGCCGGCGCGGAATCGAAAGGCCATGGTTGATTCGATCATCTTCGCCTATTTCCCTCTGGAGTGTTATGTTTGGTGATCGGATGAGGCGGGGCTTCTTTCCCGTGTCTTGGCTTGTGGGTGGTGGAATCATATGCGGTAGTGAAAGGCTCTTCTTGCTACAATTGGCCAGGTGGCGGAGTGTAAGTGGATAAATGATGCGCATGAGAAAAGAAGAAGTTTTGAGCTACTTAAAATATTCGGATAGGAGGTATATTCTTATGGGAGATTAAAATGCCGATACTACCCCTTTAATAACGGGGTGATATTtgtaatttcataataatatttcaaacttCAAAGCAGAAAAGGTACAAAAGTTTTTTGTTTGAAAGCATCTAGTTTTAGGCTTTCAAAAATAGAGgggaaaaacaacaaaaaccttCCAAACttgataatagttttcaaaaatagttttaaaaaattattttcaaatattttataaaataaaagtttatttgaaacttgaaatttttttaatttatttttaataattttaaaaataattttatatttaatatctttattttaattattttatatatttatataattattttttaaaataattcttaaaaaacaagcTAATGAAATAGTTttatcctatatatttttttaaaagtattttgaaattttaattttaaaaaattaccataatgaaaaaaaaaaaacatttaattaatagttttttaacttttttccaTCAagtggtttttaaaacatttcataataaaatttggaaaaatgtcttcttctttttttggtgttttttatcACTTAATTAATCATTAGatattagaaaatttgtttCGTTTTTTCTGCCAAACGGGCCCTTATCTGTGTAAAATCCGGAGAGCATTTCTCCCTTTAAGCACAGGGAAAGGTTTTCTTTCGAACCAAACAGAGACGAGCGAACACAGGAAAATACCCACTCTCTTACACTGACCCACAACAATTCCTTTCCCTGTGAGCATCGTCCACGACCCTCAGAAACCAGGCGGGTAAGTTTGGTTCTCAGGAAACcgggagaaaaggaaagaaaaattttaggaaTCCTAATAGGTTTTTCCAGCTTACATTTTGCTTATCTCGTACACCTTCTCAGGATGCTCTGTTTGCGATACTCTCCGGCTACCATTACTAGAAGATTGGACTCGGTTGAAATTCCCAAAAACCCGAGAAGCATCGTGGTAACGTGTTTGTGTTTGCGCTTgcagaatattttttttctttgaaaagagAAAGTAATGAAAGCTGGGATTCTTGCAACACGAAGAATTCAAGCTTTCTGCTGTTTTCAAATGATTTCGCAGCAGCCAAACTGTGGTTTACACTCTGTTTGGAAGTATAGGAAGTAGATTTCATTTCCTTTGCTTTGTTTGGCACTGGGAAGAACTCAGACACCGGGAAATTGAGTGCAAAATAGGAATTTAGAGAGGTTTTTTCAGTGTTGAATTTAATCTCGTCAAAATTTCTCAACTTTTAGATGTAATTGAAACCAAGCTCCACAACTTTTGGATGGAATTCACTCGTCATATACTCAAATCCCTCTATGcttcaatttctcaatttttttacattttctattTCCGATAATCCGGAACCACTGGattctaaatttttaagaaaataatttcatttccaCTTCAACCCTCTTGATGTGTAGGTCTGTGGTGCAAAAGGACCTCGTCCGAGATATCCTCGGGTATGGAAAACCAGACAAAGAATTGGGACCATCTCCAAATCGGCAAAGCTTGTGGATTGTGTAagcttttctttcatttgaatTCTGGGTTTTACTGCATATGATGTCAAGAGCTCTTATTCCCTGAATGGATCGACTTAAATGTTGCCAATACAGAGAAATTTTGATTGTCTAGAGAaactttacaattttattttattttttaaatttgatcttGCAAATTTGAATTGATGTGTGTATTGGGGGATCTATTTATGTAGATAAAGGGGTTATCAAATGTCAAAGAGGAAGTTTATGGGGCTCTTGATTCTTTCATTGCTTGGGAGTTGGAATTCCCTTTAATCACAGTGAAGAAAGCTTTGAAGACCCTTGAGGATCAAAAAGAATGGAAGAGGATAATTCAGGTATTGTGGATTCTCAGGGCTTTTTTCCCATTTAGAGTATCTCTAG
It encodes:
- the LOC117932995 gene encoding protein SAR DEFICIENT 4, with translation MATPPVVPTAAAAASFTPVFINTATLRSILTYKSLIHHFRAFLPTVTSSLHSPPRQNYALSPSSSLLLMPSWSSSSSFPYLGVKLVTYFPQNSTLELPGVHGSYVLFDSRTGQTLASMDGTELTLWRTSCVSGLASEILARNDVGVLVMIGSGALAPHLIKAHLTAKPSLRRVIIWNRTVEKARKLAQELENEGKFEGVCFESTECLEEVVGMGDIVSCATNSESPLVNGARLKAGAHLDLVGSFRHSMRECDDEAIKRGRVFIDNEMALEEAGELVGAFERGVIGKGEIGGNLVELIKGEKVGRRDSEEVTVFKSVGSAVVDILSAQLVYETYIKNGGGL
- the LOC117934296 gene encoding uncharacterized protein At3g49140-like isoform X2; protein product: MIPPPTSQDTGKKPRLIRSPNITLQREIGEDDRINHGLSIPRRRRCPCRTLLHRRRLQTRFIGVTSGSFTKRRNPVKHRFRVSAEHLGSREPQYHPFEEIVESSFPESGEARLTAAETTRTVIEVNNKATLMFSNLINNEVHENIFWPELPYVTDEHGNIYFQVNNDEDIMQSLTSENNFVQVIIGLDTSEMLNEMELTGPAEIDFGIEEIEDEDSDLDYEDDENDDDDDDEDDEQDWVAILEDEEDQEDSDEAVGDWAKLETMRSSHPMFFAKTMAEVASGDPVDWMNQPPAGIAIQGLLRPALIEEQSVIQKHISSHQSSNANVNQVEKNSEDKAEDLEKINGHGQESGSSRDNSIQAEDIEKDYNMMNGFSFYKLEMIKILLISAHGLQAVVDLEDFRNAQPDAIAHSASKIISRLKAGGEKTTQALKSLCWRCKGIQVEEATLIGVDTLGFDLRVCSGRQVQTLRFTFNTRATSEYSAERQLNDLLFPRIHQKTQKKKQAQQKEY
- the LOC117934296 gene encoding uncharacterized protein At3g49140-like isoform X1, with translation MIESTMAFRFRAGAGARAGLFSTAAVSNCRATWSSDEAPGVHVASRRLSHSGSFDAPRTRFIGVTSGSFTKRRNPVKHRFRVSAEHLGSREPQYHPFEEIVESSFPESGEARLTAAETTRTVIEVNNKATLMFSNLINNEVHENIFWPELPYVTDEHGNIYFQVNNDEDIMQSLTSENNFVQVIIGLDTSEMLNEMELTGPAEIDFGIEEIEDEDSDLDYEDDENDDDDDDEDDEQDWVAILEDEEDQEDSDEAVGDWAKLETMRSSHPMFFAKTMAEVASGDPVDWMNQPPAGIAIQGLLRPALIEEQSVIQKHISSHQSSNANVNQVEKNSEDKAEDLEKINGHGQESGSSRDNSIQAEDIEKDYNMMNGFSFYKLEMIKILLISAHGLQAVVDLEDFRNAQPDAIAHSASKIISRLKAGGEKTTQALKSLCWRCKGIQVEEATLIGVDTLGFDLRVCSGRQVQTLRFTFNTRATSEYSAERQLNDLLFPRIHQKTQKKKQAQQKEY
- the LOC117934296 gene encoding uncharacterized protein At3g49140-like isoform X5 — translated: MIESTMAFRFRAGAGARAGLFSTAAVSNCRATWSSDEAPGVHVASRRLSHSGSFDAPRTRFIGVTSGSFTKRRNPVKHRFRVSAEHLGSREPQYHPFEEIVESSFPESGEARLTAAETTRTVIEVNNKATLMFSNLINNEVHENIFWPELPYVTDEHGNIYFQVNNDEDIMQSLTSENNFVQVIIGLDTSEMLNEMELTGPAEIDFGIEEIEDEDSDLDYEDDENDDDDDDEDDEQDWVAILEDEEDQEDSDEAVGDWAKLETMRSSHPMFFAKTMAEVASGDPVDWMNQPPAGIAIQGLLRPALIEEQSVIQKHISSHQSSNANVNQVEKNSEDKAEDLEKINGHGQESGSSRDNSIQAEDIEKDYNMMNGFSFYKLEMIKILLISAHGLQECST
- the LOC117934296 gene encoding uncharacterized protein At3g49140-like isoform X4, whose translation is MIESTMAFRFRAGAGARAGLFSTAAVSNCRATWSSDEAPGVHVASRRLSHSGSFDAPRTRFIGVTSGSFTKRRNPVKHRFRVSAEHLGSREPQYHPFEEIVESSFPESGEARLTAAETTRTVIEVNNKATLMFSNLINNEVHENIFWPELPYVTDEHGNIYFQVNNDEDIMQSLTSENNFVQVIIGLDTSEMLNEMELTGPAEIDFGIEEIEDEDSDLDYEDDENDDDDDDEDDEQDWVAILEDEEDQEDSDEAVGDWAKLETMRSSHPMFFAKTMAEVASGDPVDWMNQPPAGIAIQGLLRPALIEEQSVIQKHISSHQSSNANVNQVEKNSEDKAEDLEKINGHGQESGSSRDNSIQAEDIEKDYNMMNGFSFYKLEMIKILLISAHGLQVLGYSVPQILQLENC